The following are encoded in a window of Candidatus Moraniibacteriota bacterium genomic DNA:
- a CDS encoding metal-dependent hydrolase has translation MASFKTHITFGISLGVLGSVFMVVLALGENIDFLLALFILALLGSILPDIDSDSGIPFHLTFGSLSIISGVFVFFLLFERNSEDTLIKSIFGSVLVMLCVWGMIGGFFKKLTKHRGMVHSIPAALLFFLITFILTSKYFFENNEAFLLGLILGLGYVSHLILDEINSLVDFQGRRLIPKQSLGSSLKFFSSSKLINFLVYASIFLLFFPHKEDFKDLAMNILSKIE, from the coding sequence ATGGCGAGTTTTAAAACGCATATAACTTTTGGAATTTCATTGGGCGTTCTTGGTTCTGTATTTATGGTAGTTTTGGCTTTGGGAGAAAATATTGATTTTCTTCTGGCTTTATTTATTTTAGCACTATTAGGGTCTATTCTTCCTGATATAGATAGTGATTCAGGAATTCCTTTCCATCTTACTTTCGGATCCCTTTCGATTATCTCTGGAGTTTTTGTCTTCTTTTTATTATTTGAAAGAAATAGCGAAGATACTCTTATAAAAAGTATTTTTGGCTCAGTTCTTGTTATGCTTTGTGTTTGGGGAATGATCGGGGGATTTTTTAAAAAACTTACGAAACACAGAGGTATGGTACATTCTATACCCGCAGCTTTATTATTTTTTCTTATTACTTTTATTCTTACCTCTAAATATTTTTTTGAAAATAACGAAGCTTTTCTTTTGGGACTAATACTTGGACTTGGATATGTATCACATTTAATTCTCGATGAAATAAATTCTTTAGTAGATTTCCAGGGAAGACGGCTTATACCTAAACAGTCACTTGGAAGTTCTCTTAAATTTTTTTCTTCATCAAAATTAATAAATTTTTTAGTATATGCAAGTATTTTTCTTTTATTTTTTCCTCACAAAGAAGATTTTAAAGATCTTGCTATGAACATCCTTTCAAAAATAGAATAA
- a CDS encoding nucleotide sugar dehydrogenase: protein MKEQQTVTVIGLGYVGLPLAVLSAKKKYKVFGLEKTQKKVEKVNAGENFLADEFLEKHFKAGQITATTNASVIHESNIILVCVPTPVDKLYQPDLEPVRSAVRSIVENLNPKKKTLVVIESTINPGVCEEVVEPLFKEAGFEVGKHYELSHCPERINPGDPKWNVSNIPRVAGSFTKKGRDQTIAFYESILDAPVRPMQSIREAEATKIMENSFRDINIAFVNELAKSFTKLGIDVVDVINGAATKPFAFMPHWPSCGVGGHCIPVDPYYLIERAKQSGFDHKFLKLAREINNSMPEYTVEILQDLLNEKKMPLNGTPIAILGMAYKANVGDKRESPSFKIVDALKKHKANVLTFDPYLPENSTEKSLNDILKKAKAVVVATNHSAFTKLTAKDFEKNNILVVVDGKNCLKKESFEKSSVLYKGIGR from the coding sequence ATGAAAGAACAACAAACAGTTACGGTTATTGGTCTTGGTTATGTAGGACTTCCTTTGGCAGTGCTTAGCGCCAAAAAGAAATATAAAGTTTTTGGACTCGAAAAGACCCAAAAAAAAGTTGAAAAAGTAAATGCTGGAGAAAATTTTCTTGCTGATGAATTTCTTGAAAAACATTTCAAAGCTGGTCAAATAACAGCCACGACAAATGCTTCTGTTATTCATGAATCGAATATTATTCTCGTTTGTGTTCCTACACCCGTCGATAAACTATATCAACCAGATTTAGAGCCCGTACGAAGTGCTGTTCGATCTATCGTAGAAAATCTCAATCCCAAGAAAAAAACGCTTGTTGTTATAGAATCAACTATCAATCCCGGAGTATGTGAAGAAGTTGTTGAGCCTCTCTTTAAAGAGGCAGGGTTCGAAGTGGGAAAACATTATGAACTCTCTCATTGTCCAGAACGAATTAATCCAGGAGATCCAAAATGGAATGTTTCCAATATTCCTAGAGTTGCAGGATCATTTACAAAAAAAGGTCGTGATCAAACTATTGCTTTTTATGAAAGCATCCTTGATGCACCCGTTCGTCCCATGCAATCCATACGAGAGGCCGAAGCTACGAAGATTATGGAAAATTCTTTCCGCGATATTAATATTGCCTTCGTAAATGAATTAGCAAAATCTTTTACCAAACTCGGAATTGATGTAGTAGATGTCATAAATGGAGCCGCTACTAAACCCTTTGCTTTTATGCCTCATTGGCCTAGTTGCGGAGTTGGTGGCCATTGTATCCCTGTCGATCCTTATTATCTCATTGAGCGCGCTAAACAAAGTGGCTTTGATCACAAATTCCTCAAACTTGCTCGAGAAATAAATAATTCCATGCCAGAATATACCGTCGAAATTCTCCAGGACCTTCTCAATGAAAAGAAAATGCCCCTCAACGGAACCCCCATCGCCATTCTTGGTATGGCATACAAAGCTAATGTTGGGGATAAACGAGAATCACCCTCTTTCAAAATTGTAGATGCTCTCAAAAAACACAAAGCGAATGTACTTACTTTTGATCCCTATCTTCCTGAAAATTCAACGGAAAAATCTCTCAATGATATTCTCAAAAAAGCCAAGGCAGTTGTCGTAGCAACCAATCATAGCGCTTTCACAAAACTCACCGCCAAAGATTTCGAGAAAAACAATATCCTCGTTGTTGTAGATGGAAAAAACTGTCTTAAAAAAGAAAGTTTCGAAAAAAGTTCCGTACTCTACAAAGGAATTGGACGTTAA
- the uvrA gene encoding excinuclease ABC subunit UvrA, which translates to MSMNKIIRVRGAKEHNLKNINVDIPKDSLVVFSGLSGSGKSTLAMDTIFAEGQRRYLESLSSYARQFLGKMEKPDVDSIEGLSPTIAIEQKSISHNPRSTVGTITEIHDYLRLLYAKIGIMHCPECGTEIRSTPLDSIVERVFDIAEQKEIRIFSPIVRERKGEYETLLEELAKKGYWKAEIDGEILERYSWRSVKLERYKAHSISVEIDTVMASEENFSRVFEGVERALALSKGLVEIRFKKGKQEKKTLFHQSLSCPDHKLDLPEIEPRLFSFNTPFGACEACEGLGVKQDVDADLVVADENKTIAQGALLPWSYKRNNYYGTVLSAVCEYYHISDHRRFRDLEEKQKKILLYGDDEYDQIEVSHHARSGRITFMMKWKGVVGWLRDRYKKTTSESIQHDIEKYMSQQACSVCEGSRYRRESLLATVGGKNISVVSGLDIRSARIFFQKLQLSKSEELIAKRILEEILNRLTFLIDVGLDYLTLDRSGNTLSGGEAQRIRLASQLGSKLTGVLYILDEPSIGLHARDNTRLLNTLKSLRDIGNSVLVIEHDEETIRSADWVIDVGPFAGKNGGEIIYSGKAEGLLDCKKSLTGEYLSGKRSIVLPESRRSIKKKKSIILKNAVSHNLKGVTVEFPLGVFTCVTGVSGSGKSTLVEETLYRGLAHKLQGKLDIPGKHQEIVGSEHISRVLLIDQSPIGRTPRSNPATYTGMFTFIRTLFASTPDARSRGYNPGRFSFNIPGGRCDNCSGEGFLKIEMQFLPDVYLPCDVCRGKRYNRETLEVEYKGKNIAQILEMTVSEAKSFFYAYPTVAQTLILLEEVGLGYIELGQNATTLSGGEAQRIKLAAELSSRRRNQTMYILDEPTTGLHFEDIRKLLDVLNRLVDQGNTVVVIEHNMDVIKCADYLIDLGPEGGENGGKILVTGTPEEVSKYYKESSTAKYLKPYLKRSS; encoded by the coding sequence ATGTCTATGAATAAAATTATACGAGTTCGAGGAGCAAAAGAACATAATCTAAAGAATATCAATGTAGATATTCCTAAGGATTCTTTAGTTGTGTTTTCTGGTCTTTCTGGATCTGGAAAATCAACACTTGCAATGGATACGATTTTTGCTGAGGGACAGAGGCGTTATCTGGAATCTCTTTCGAGCTACGCGAGACAATTTCTTGGGAAAATGGAAAAACCTGATGTGGATAGTATCGAAGGACTTTCCCCAACTATTGCTATTGAACAAAAATCTATTTCACATAATCCTCGTTCTACAGTGGGAACTATTACGGAAATTCATGATTATTTGCGTCTTTTGTATGCAAAAATTGGTATAATGCATTGTCCAGAATGTGGTACGGAAATTCGTTCAACTCCTTTGGACTCTATTGTTGAAAGGGTTTTTGACATTGCAGAACAGAAAGAAATTCGAATATTTTCTCCTATTGTTCGTGAGCGGAAAGGGGAATATGAAACGCTTTTAGAAGAGCTCGCTAAAAAAGGATATTGGAAAGCAGAAATAGATGGAGAAATTCTTGAACGCTATAGCTGGCGTAGTGTTAAGCTTGAACGGTATAAAGCACATTCTATTTCTGTAGAAATTGATACGGTCATGGCTTCAGAAGAAAATTTTTCGCGAGTTTTTGAGGGAGTAGAGCGAGCATTGGCTCTTTCTAAAGGCTTAGTGGAAATTCGTTTTAAGAAAGGAAAACAAGAGAAAAAAACATTATTCCACCAATCACTTTCATGTCCGGATCATAAATTAGATCTTCCTGAAATTGAGCCAAGACTTTTTTCTTTTAATACTCCATTTGGAGCCTGTGAAGCCTGTGAAGGACTTGGTGTGAAACAAGATGTAGATGCAGATCTTGTCGTTGCAGATGAAAATAAAACCATTGCCCAAGGAGCGCTTCTTCCATGGAGTTATAAGCGAAATAACTATTATGGTACGGTTCTTTCTGCTGTGTGTGAATATTATCATATTTCAGATCATCGTCGATTCAGGGATCTTGAGGAAAAACAAAAAAAGATTCTTCTTTATGGTGATGATGAGTATGATCAAATAGAAGTATCTCATCATGCAAGATCTGGGCGTATAACATTTATGATGAAATGGAAGGGTGTTGTAGGATGGCTTCGAGATAGATATAAAAAAACAACTTCAGAATCGATTCAACATGACATTGAAAAATACATGTCCCAGCAGGCATGTTCTGTATGTGAAGGGTCACGTTATCGTCGAGAAAGCTTATTAGCAACCGTTGGAGGAAAAAATATTTCTGTAGTTTCTGGTTTAGATATTCGAAGTGCAAGAATTTTTTTTCAAAAACTCCAACTTTCTAAAAGCGAAGAACTTATAGCTAAAAGAATTTTAGAAGAAATTTTAAATCGTCTAACATTCCTTATTGATGTTGGTTTGGATTATCTTACTTTGGATCGAAGTGGAAATACACTTTCTGGAGGAGAAGCTCAACGTATACGATTGGCTTCCCAATTAGGATCTAAACTTACGGGGGTTTTGTATATTCTCGACGAACCTTCTATAGGACTTCATGCAAGAGATAATACTCGACTTCTTAATACACTCAAATCTCTTCGTGATATTGGAAATTCCGTATTAGTCATTGAACATGATGAAGAGACTATACGTTCAGCCGATTGGGTTATTGATGTCGGACCTTTTGCTGGAAAGAACGGTGGAGAAATTATATATTCTGGTAAAGCTGAAGGTCTTCTTGATTGCAAAAAATCTCTTACAGGAGAATATCTTTCTGGCAAGCGTTCCATCGTTCTTCCTGAAAGTAGACGAAGTATAAAAAAGAAAAAAAGTATTATACTCAAAAATGCTGTCTCTCATAATCTTAAAGGAGTTACCGTAGAATTTCCTTTGGGTGTATTTACTTGTGTTACTGGAGTTTCCGGATCAGGGAAATCAACATTAGTAGAAGAAACATTGTATCGAGGATTGGCTCATAAATTACAAGGGAAGCTAGATATTCCAGGGAAACATCAAGAAATTGTTGGTTCGGAACATATTTCTAGAGTTCTTCTTATTGATCAATCTCCTATAGGTCGTACACCCCGATCTAATCCTGCTACGTATACAGGAATGTTTACTTTTATTCGAACGCTGTTTGCCTCTACTCCTGATGCAAGGTCAAGAGGATATAATCCAGGGAGATTTTCGTTTAATATTCCTGGTGGGCGATGTGATAATTGTTCGGGAGAAGGATTTTTGAAAATAGAGATGCAATTTTTACCTGATGTGTATCTTCCTTGTGATGTTTGTCGGGGAAAACGTTATAATCGAGAAACATTAGAGGTTGAATACAAAGGGAAAAATATAGCTCAAATTTTGGAAATGACCGTTTCTGAGGCGAAAAGTTTTTTTTATGCTTATCCGACTGTAGCTCAGACACTAATTCTTTTGGAGGAAGTGGGTCTTGGTTATATTGAATTAGGGCAAAATGCAACAACGCTTTCAGGAGGGGAAGCTCAACGAATAAAACTTGCAGCAGAACTTTCGAGTCGACGAAGAAATCAGACGATGTATATTCTCGATGAACCTACGACGGGCCTTCATTTTGAAGATATCCGGAAACTTTTGGATGTATTGAATCGTTTAGTTGACCAAGGGAACACCGTAGTTGTTATCGAGCATAATATGGATGTTATCAAATGCGCTGATTATCTTATTGATTTGGGGCCAGAAGGGGGAGAGAATGGAGGAAAAATTCTTGTAACAGGAACTCCAGAAGAAGTAAGTAAATATTACAAAGAAAGCTCAACTGCCAAGTACCTTAAACCGTATTTAAAACGTTCTTCATAA
- a CDS encoding GIY-YIG nuclease family protein has protein sequence MKIFDFVQNEIILSERNKLPKSPGVYIFRGSKKEVLYVGKATNLRSRVSQYFTGRDSRGERIRIMVEKSQSLAYIPTETVLEAVILEANGIKKYQPKYNVELRDDKSFSFIVVTREEFPRFVFVRERDLMKYNLSGNRILSKEKEISPFSRVYGPYTSKKQAELVMKVLRKIFPFHSLSGHSEKGCLHFQIGLCPGPYEGIISRKAYLSHIRNIEYVLKGQKKRLLVTLEREMNILSKNGKYEEALKKRDEIFAITHIRDVAFLTKESGLFSQKEDEFSSKERFRLEAYDISHISGEHPVASLVVFEGTTPKKDSYKKFHIKSVEGVDDFSMMREVLARRVRHEEWIRPDAIVLDGGIGHLHMAEELWKVLGEDIPLLSVAKGPTRKKVDIYPSEIFPPNKKIIEKRLLEIIREEAHRFAITFHRKTRSRALLTKKK, from the coding sequence ATGAAAATTTTTGATTTTGTGCAAAATGAAATTATTCTCTCAGAAAGGAATAAACTCCCAAAATCGCCGGGAGTCTATATTTTTCGTGGAAGTAAAAAAGAGGTTTTATATGTAGGCAAAGCTACTAATCTTCGATCTCGAGTTTCTCAATATTTTACAGGCCGTGATAGTCGGGGAGAGAGGATTCGTATTATGGTAGAGAAGTCACAAAGTCTTGCCTATATTCCGACAGAAACTGTTTTAGAAGCAGTAATATTGGAAGCGAATGGTATAAAAAAGTATCAACCAAAATATAATGTGGAACTCAGGGATGATAAAAGCTTTTCTTTTATTGTTGTAACACGTGAAGAATTTCCACGTTTTGTATTTGTAAGAGAACGGGATCTGATGAAATATAATCTCTCGGGGAATAGAATTTTGTCTAAAGAAAAAGAAATATCCCCATTTTCTCGAGTATACGGGCCATACACTTCCAAAAAACAGGCGGAATTAGTGATGAAAGTATTAAGAAAAATATTTCCTTTCCATTCTCTTTCTGGGCATTCAGAAAAGGGTTGTTTGCATTTTCAAATAGGTTTATGTCCAGGTCCATACGAGGGGATAATATCTCGAAAAGCATACCTTTCCCATATTCGCAATATCGAATACGTCCTTAAAGGACAAAAAAAAAGACTTTTGGTAACATTAGAAAGAGAGATGAATATTCTTTCTAAAAATGGTAAATATGAAGAAGCTCTTAAAAAGAGAGATGAAATTTTTGCTATAACTCATATACGAGATGTTGCTTTTCTTACGAAAGAGAGTGGTTTATTTTCACAAAAAGAAGATGAATTTTCTTCGAAGGAACGTTTTCGTCTTGAAGCATATGATATTTCTCATATTTCAGGAGAGCATCCCGTAGCATCTCTCGTTGTTTTTGAAGGAACAACTCCCAAAAAGGATTCTTACAAAAAATTTCATATAAAGTCTGTTGAGGGTGTGGATGATTTTTCTATGATGAGAGAAGTTTTAGCTAGACGTGTTCGTCATGAAGAATGGATTCGTCCAGATGCTATTGTTTTAGATGGAGGTATCGGACATCTTCATATGGCCGAGGAACTTTGGAAAGTTTTGGGTGAAGATATCCCACTTCTTTCTGTAGCAAAAGGTCCAACAAGAAAAAAAGTTGATATTTATCCTTCAGAAATTTTCCCTCCAAATAAAAAAATAATAGAGAAAAGACTTTTGGAAATAATAAGAGAGGAGGCCCATCGTTTTGCCATAACCTTTCATCGAAAAACAAGATCCCGCGCTTTATTAACAAAGAAAAAATAA
- the vanZ gene encoding VanZ family protein translates to MKQKYFSKNHRNLLFFYLPLSLWIFLIWFLSSHNWTIHFYSDTWNQEMFIRKLAHIGEFFILFILIFRMISLREKKFSQSVIGALGIVFCISIIDEWHQTWVFGREGKIGDVFIDMSGAFLGSIVLIEYYRYIQKKNKK, encoded by the coding sequence ATGAAACAAAAATATTTTTCAAAAAACCATAGAAATCTTTTATTTTTTTATCTGCCTCTTTCTCTGTGGATTTTTCTTATTTGGTTTTTGAGCTCTCATAATTGGACAATACATTTTTATTCTGATACTTGGAATCAGGAAATGTTTATCCGAAAACTAGCTCATATTGGGGAGTTTTTTATTCTTTTTATTTTAATCTTTCGAATGATCTCTCTTCGAGAAAAAAAATTCTCACAAAGTGTTATAGGTGCTCTTGGTATAGTATTTTGTATTTCGATAATTGACGAATGGCATCAGACTTGGGTTTTTGGAAGAGAGGGAAAAATAGGGGATGTTTTTATAGATATGTCGGGGGCTTTTCTTGGAAGTATTGTTTTGATCGAATATTATAGATATATTCAGAAAAAGAATAAAAAATGA
- a CDS encoding HAD-IC family P-type ATPase — translation MEKQKERNTRIPFYTWPSKKVVDFFHSRPEGLSQEEAKARFDRYGENFIADKKKVHPWIIFFRQFRSVLIYVLLFAAAISFVVNHFLDVWIILGIVVFNAFLGFFLEYRAERSIEALKDMMAQNAKTLRNNKLSQIDSRLLVPGDIVFLEEGDRIPADGRILFADDVRVVESSLTGEAFPQSKSVKNLTADLPLGDQKNMLWSGTYMVSGEARMIVTATGFFTQLGEIAQKMEKIETTPTHFKERISILSKQLGFVAVLGTILTFLAGYYLAELEFSETFLAAVAILVSGIPEGLPAVLTIVLSVSASRMAKKKAIVRSLPAVETLAIVDTILTDKTGTLTDNTMNIVKAYLPGQEDISIEGKGWESCARFLQSGIPVAPLEDLAFRQLAHIAGRCSSAKVYPVEFSSGNPGDCSLENFEIVGDPTEAALVVFSRRAGISPDILDATEFKVDDLPFRSDRQFRSTLVHKKNDEAQILYVVGAPEKVLSRCDFIFQDGRVQKLLAGHQEEILSQVENWSKKTLRVIALAYRERMENKKSIYEDDVEMLVFAGLVGMMDTPREGVSEAVFQAKSAGIRVIMTTGDHKETAMAIAQKVGIATKNERAYTQGELEMLSEEEFLQVVRKVNVFARLTPDMKYRITQTLQADKKVVAVTGDGVNDALALRKADIGISMGKNGSDVAREAGAIILADDNFSTIVSAIEEGRIVFNNIRRSSSFLLTTSFAEYGTIIAALSLGTHLPFLPTQILWLNLVTDGFSVIPLAMEPSHGNAMKHPPFAKKERILSRQTLPFLLFITTVMIILSLGTFLWFFDKKGLDSARAAGFAVLAMTQIFNAFNMRSFYSSSISLGFFKNRLLIWATLASFSLLVLSLYFPPMQKIFGFSSLNISEFIVLFFLSSLILVAGDMYKRILYTKR, via the coding sequence ATGGAAAAACAAAAAGAGCGAAATACACGAATACCTTTCTATACATGGCCATCAAAAAAAGTGGTAGATTTTTTTCATTCAAGACCAGAAGGTCTCTCTCAAGAAGAGGCAAAAGCACGGTTTGATAGGTATGGAGAAAATTTTATAGCGGACAAGAAAAAAGTACATCCTTGGATTATTTTTTTTAGACAATTTCGAAGTGTTTTAATTTATGTTCTTTTGTTTGCTGCAGCTATTTCTTTTGTTGTAAATCACTTTTTAGATGTTTGGATTATTTTGGGAATAGTTGTTTTTAATGCATTTCTTGGATTTTTTCTAGAATATAGAGCAGAAAGATCTATTGAGGCATTGAAAGATATGATGGCTCAAAATGCAAAGACTTTGCGTAATAATAAACTTTCTCAAATTGATTCTCGGCTTTTAGTTCCTGGAGATATTGTTTTTCTTGAAGAAGGAGATAGAATTCCAGCCGATGGGAGAATCCTTTTTGCTGATGATGTTCGTGTAGTTGAAAGCTCACTTACGGGAGAGGCTTTTCCGCAAAGTAAATCGGTAAAAAATCTTACAGCAGATCTTCCCTTGGGGGATCAAAAAAATATGCTTTGGTCGGGGACATATATGGTTTCTGGTGAGGCACGAATGATTGTAACGGCAACGGGTTTTTTTACGCAATTAGGAGAAATTGCTCAAAAAATGGAAAAAATTGAAACTACCCCAACGCATTTTAAAGAAAGAATAAGCATACTTTCAAAACAATTGGGATTTGTTGCTGTTTTAGGAACCATACTTACCTTTCTTGCTGGATATTATCTTGCTGAATTAGAATTTTCGGAGACATTTTTGGCGGCAGTTGCCATTTTAGTTTCTGGTATACCGGAAGGACTTCCTGCTGTCTTAACTATTGTCTTATCCGTAAGTGCTTCGAGGATGGCTAAGAAAAAGGCAATTGTTCGGTCATTACCAGCAGTGGAAACTTTGGCAATTGTAGATACTATTCTTACTGATAAAACGGGAACTCTTACGGATAATACAATGAATATTGTAAAAGCATATCTTCCTGGTCAAGAAGATATCTCTATAGAGGGAAAGGGTTGGGAGTCATGCGCAAGATTTCTTCAATCAGGAATACCCGTAGCACCATTAGAAGATTTAGCATTTCGACAACTTGCACATATTGCAGGGAGATGTTCATCAGCCAAAGTGTATCCTGTTGAATTTTCTAGTGGAAATCCCGGGGATTGTTCTTTGGAAAACTTTGAAATTGTGGGAGATCCTACGGAAGCAGCTCTCGTTGTTTTTTCTCGAAGAGCTGGTATTTCTCCTGATATTTTGGACGCTACTGAATTTAAGGTTGACGATTTACCTTTTCGGTCCGATAGGCAATTTCGTTCAACATTAGTCCATAAGAAAAATGATGAAGCTCAAATTCTTTATGTTGTAGGAGCTCCAGAAAAAGTTTTATCTCGATGTGATTTTATTTTTCAGGATGGACGTGTTCAAAAATTACTTGCTGGACACCAAGAAGAAATTCTTTCTCAGGTTGAGAATTGGTCAAAAAAGACTTTGCGTGTTATAGCTTTGGCCTATAGAGAACGAATGGAAAATAAAAAATCTATTTATGAAGATGATGTTGAAATGCTCGTCTTTGCAGGACTTGTCGGTATGATGGATACGCCAAGAGAAGGTGTTTCTGAGGCTGTTTTTCAGGCAAAATCTGCGGGAATTCGTGTTATTATGACAACGGGAGATCATAAAGAAACAGCGATGGCAATTGCTCAAAAGGTAGGAATAGCTACCAAGAATGAGAGAGCTTACACTCAGGGTGAATTGGAGATGTTATCAGAAGAAGAATTTTTGCAAGTAGTTCGAAAAGTAAATGTTTTTGCTAGACTTACTCCAGATATGAAGTATCGCATAACACAAACTCTTCAGGCTGATAAAAAAGTTGTGGCCGTAACTGGAGATGGTGTGAATGATGCGCTTGCCTTACGAAAAGCTGATATAGGTATCTCTATGGGAAAAAATGGAAGTGATGTGGCAAGAGAGGCTGGAGCTATCATTTTAGCTGATGATAATTTTTCTACTATTGTGAGTGCTATAGAGGAGGGACGTATCGTCTTTAATAATATACGACGGTCAAGCTCTTTTCTTCTTACAACAAGTTTTGCTGAGTATGGGACTATTATCGCCGCGCTTTCTTTAGGCACTCACCTTCCTTTTCTTCCGACGCAAATTCTTTGGCTTAATTTAGTTACTGATGGATTTTCTGTCATTCCTCTTGCTATGGAACCAAGTCATGGAAATGCTATGAAACATCCTCCTTTTGCTAAAAAAGAACGAATTCTTTCTCGTCAAACATTACCATTTCTTCTTTTTATTACAACAGTAATGATTATTCTTTCTTTAGGAACATTTCTTTGGTTTTTTGATAAAAAAGGCCTTGATTCAGCCCGTGCTGCGGGATTTGCCGTTTTGGCAATGACACAGATATTCAATGCTTTCAATATGAGGTCATTTTATTCTAGCTCGATTAGTCTTGGATTTTTTAAGAATAGATTACTTATTTGGGCAACATTAGCATCTTTTTCTCTTTTGGTACTATCTCTCTATTTTCCTCCTATGCAAAAAATATTTGGCTTTTCTTCATTAAATATTTCAGAATTTATAGTATTATTTTTTCTTTCGAGTTTAATTCTTGTTGCAGGGGATATGTATAAACGTATTCTTTATACAAAAAGATAA
- a CDS encoding GNAT family N-acetyltransferase, which translates to MENEEEKICQELSAQGFRFSFSQEGHEIARARLYILRNDLHEKPFGFMEDVFVQEFVRGKGWGKKLIEVVREKAREMGCYKLIATSREERESVHILYKKFGFKQRGKEFRIDFEE; encoded by the coding sequence ATGGAAAATGAAGAAGAAAAGATTTGTCAGGAACTTTCAGCACAAGGATTTCGTTTTTCTTTCTCTCAAGAAGGGCATGAAATAGCTCGCGCGAGATTGTATATTTTAAGAAATGACCTTCACGAAAAACCTTTCGGTTTTATGGAGGATGTTTTCGTTCAAGAGTTTGTTCGAGGTAAGGGTTGGGGAAAAAAACTTATTGAAGTTGTTAGAGAGAAAGCAAGGGAAATGGGTTGTTATAAACTTATTGCTACAAGTAGGGAAGAACGTGAGTCTGTACATATACTGTATAAAAAATTTGGATTCAAACAAAGAGGAAAAGAATTTCGCATTGATTTTGAGGAGTAG